One part of the Neodiprion virginianus isolate iyNeoVirg1 chromosome 3, iyNeoVirg1.1, whole genome shotgun sequence genome encodes these proteins:
- the LOC124299735 gene encoding protein crumbs isoform X5, translating to MRVLAAVAVFSSLLITTFEAPQDAISYDTDDNYREAYFNGSAYLRLASTVSVHRQTGLSFRTCDGGRLFIQHFGPDFISLEVTPEGLLFLASVNQQRYEAKLNAKLLNNAWHYVNLLFRLGNFTLSAAGHTQVIANGTYNSGILNLPDYNDNEPLIIGEGFKGCILQGPGILFRRNSTINNGAVFGTCPLESAGCGPLSVGGLATVTVPTSDFCDHEPCMMHGTCVSRQDRYECHCFARYSGNNCQLDNGPPCDSNPCQNGGSCTEDSRGNYSCTCIPGFTGTLCDSQLGVSLCERNPCENDGTCYNVADGEYKCECSSGWTGKNCEININECASNPCKHGGTCTDSINNYTCRCDRTGYRGINCEINIDECLNNPCLNNGECFDNYGGYICQCPMGFEGQNCELNLNECLSNPCTNGGSCIDEVGTYHCNCLSGYTGRHCELHGLCENGACPPNSICIPDNHGPQCVCNPGFMGIPPNCTINFCANNPCLNGGTCTSNQDGFNCTCPIEWTGTACDQDVDECATYGNSLCNNGICVNTNGSYDCFCRPGFSGDHCDMEIDECLCGPCKNNATCIDRINAFECSCQDGYAGKTCEVDVDECLSNPCINGATCIDNTAFYSCICSLGFTGNNCEINIDDCQSSPCLNYGECIDGINNYTCNCTDTGFEGANCEFNIDDCLSAPCMNGAKCVDGILSYNCQCYDGYTGLNCEKDVDECESSPCQFNGTCLERSNRELYKSNASTLPAIFTRNFSYENASGYECICVSGVIGKNCEININECESNPCVTGTCMDRIGGYKCECDDGFEGTHCQTDIDECKKYTPCEHGTCLDGKADYSCICDPGFGGKNCSVPLIGCQGNACQNGGTCWPYLVDETEHRFNCTCPNGFHGEMCDIVTTMSLNGKSYVLVNTSRDEGYDIQFRFRTTLPDGLIAMGKGSTFYILELVNGKLNLHSSILNRWEGVFIGTGLNNSEWQKVFVAINTTHIVLSANEEQTIYPINLNEGNASHTSFPTTYIGGTITYLSRLTHGPAFFIGCTEDVIINGEWIYTGLQSSSVQMVDVESGCPRTEQCLPNPCKNGGHCTDRWQNFSCKCERPYLGHTCQYNMTAATFGYGNITDGYVTVKVNDLARRAIRSIVDISMFIRTRQDTGDIFYLGSESSAQFDGKQEKPYIRALLEHGELLVQIQFNGSEAYTVGGVKLNQGNYHLIQVVRNVTLVQVKINGSEYFRKTIGATGQSNVTVLYLGGLPRQTPRSSRQADNRQTDIQQAPQTNFKGIIQDVQISNGSETMVVEFYPLKAKDIPTLIEFGTVILDKEKILEGVVSDPVCNSNPCYHNGTCHVTWNDFWCQCPRGYTGKMCQEMEFCQLQDCPTGSRCQNLDDGYECVANATFNGSNDLLTYTYKQSEEQNGTESTTDTIEITYRSRTGGVLMHIAPKSGNQNFAVSVFRDNISISWILDYNNHGTLSFGKNEPDGNWTSIVIKLNNDSIESGYANSNDETIPHSSPNFSFSLWYELLCTGTVTLGGLGGELSDRNSYVTIGTNSTYSGGNTVDGNSVEYPQHMMTTATPPHSFVLGDAFKGCLGEVRIGAMLLHYFTYDEVYQNANFTPTEYLSLQVVGNLSSYENIGCRLCFESDCKNGGHCLNEANSYICDCLPGYAEDDCSVDIDECIDNKCKHGAMCVDKIANYTCECTSGWQSWLCDEDINECVSVTTCQHDGVCVNLPGSFRCECPDQFTGNLCEEVRIITCADHKCKNGSTCTDVVDTKTGNNFTCTCMPGFEGQFCDTPYCMPNKCQHGGRCDYLYQTPQCTCVAGYTGMYCETDIDDCAADTNGNVPCKNGGKCLDGVNNFKCDCSHTGYNGSDCSIDIDECAQMPVNCENGHCENLPGSYQCSCIPGYCGRNCEVLDPCIQTPCQNEGTCTCLDDSGYICHCTSDYGGHNCTEQKLSLGSQALDIAVIVGPIVGCLLLIGAGSLIALFMMARKKRATRGTYSPSAQEFSNPRVEMDNVMKPPPEERLI from the exons TTTTTAGCAGTTTGCTGATAACTACTTTCGAGGCACCCCAAGACGCCATCAGTTACGACACGGACGATAATTACCGAGAAGCATACTTCAACGGTTCGGCATACCTGAGACTTGCATCAACTGTATCTGTACATCGGCAAACCGGACTGAGTTTTCGAACTTGCGACGGGGGAAGGTTGTTCATTCAACACTTTGGCCCTGACTTCATAAGCCTGGAAGTTACTCCAGAGGGTCTCCTGTTTTTGGCATCTGTTAATCAGCAACGATACGAAGCAAAGTTGAATGCTAAACTGTTGAACAATGCCTGGCATTACGTGAATTTGTTGTTCCGGCTCGGCAACTTTACCCTCAGCGCTGCCGGACATACACAG GTGATCGCTAATGGCACTTACAACTCGGGTATTCTCAATCTGCCAGACTATAACGATAACGAACCCCTCATAATCGGTGAGGGTTTTAAAGGATGCATATTACAAGGACCTGGTATATTATTCAGACGAAATTCCACTATTAATAATGGGGCTGTATTTGGAACGTGTCCTTTGGAATCTGCAGGCT GTGGTCCACTAAGCGTCGGTGGCCTAGCGACAGTGACTGTTCCCACATCAGACTTCTGTGACCACGAACCATGCATGATGCATGGAACCTGCGTCTCTCGACAGGATCGCTATGAGTGCCATTGTTTCGCCCGGTACTCTGGCAACAACTGTCAACTCGATAATG GTCCGCCATGTGACAGTAATCCTTGCCAAAATGGTGGATCATGTACCGAAGATTCTAGAGGTAATTACAGTTGCACCTGCATCCCAGGATTCACTGGAACTCTTTGTGACTCGCAGCTGGGAGTCAGCCTGTGCGAACGTAATCCATGCGAAAATGATGGAACCTGTTACAATGTAGCAGACGGTGAATACAAGTGCGAATGTAGCTCTGGGTGGACGGGTAAGAATTGTGAAATCAATATCAATGAATGTGCATCGAATCCTTGCAAACACGGAGGTACATGCACTGACAGCATTAATAATTACACCTGTCGATGCGATAGAACAGG ATATCGAGGTATCAACTGCGAAATCAACATCGATGAATGCCTGAATAATCCTTGTCTAAATAACGGCGAGTGCTTTGATAACTATGGTGGATACATATGCCAATGTCCTATGGGTTTCGAGGGCCAAAATtgtgaattaaatttaaacgAATGTCTGTCCAATCCTTGTACCAACGGAGGTAGTTGTATCGATGAAGTTGGCACTTATCATTGTAACTGTTTGTCTGGATATACTGGCCGACACTGTGAATTACACGGTCTTTGTGAAAACGGAGCTTGTCCACCCAACAGTATTTGCATACCCGACAATCACGGACCGCAGTGTGTATGCAATCCCGGATTTATGGGGATTCCACCAAATTGCACCATTAATTTCTGCGCGAACAATCCATGTTTGAACGGAGGCACCTGCACAAGTAATCAGGATGGATTTAATTGTACATGCCCTATTGAGTGGACGG GTACAGCTTGCGATCAAGATGTTGATGAGTGTGCGACATATGGGAACTCCTTGTGCAACAATGGAATTTGTGTAAATACAAATGGAAGTTATGATTGCTTCTGCAGACCAGGTTTTTCGGGAGATCATTGTGACATGGAAATTGACGAATGTTTATGTGGtccgtgtaaaaataatgcaaCGTGCATTGACCGAATAAATGCATTCGAATGTAGTTGCCAGGACGGTTATGCTGGCAAAACTTGCGAAGTAGACGTGGACGAGTGCTTAAGCAATCCATGCATAAATGGTGCAACTTGTATAGATAATACTGCATTTTACTCTTGCATATGCTCACTCGGTTTTACTGGaaataattgtgaaataaaCATTGATGATTGCCAGTCATCACCCTGCTTGAATTACGGTGAATGTATTGATGGTATTAATAATTACACCTGTAATTGCACCGATACTGGATTTGAGGGTGCAAATTGCGAATTCAATATTGACGATTGCCTGTCAGCTCCATGTATGAATGGAGCCAAATGTGTAGATGGTATCCTGTCGTATAACTGTCAGTGTTATGATGGATACACAGGATTAAATTGTGAAAAAGATGTTGATGAATGCGAGAGTTCACCTTGCCAGTTTAATGGTACCTGTCTTGAAAGATCAAACCGGGAATTGTATAAGAGTAACGCATCAACATTACCAGCAATATTCACAAGAAACTTCAGCTATGAAAATGCTAGTGG TTACGAATGCATTTGCGTATCTGGTGTAATAGGAAAAAACTgtgaaattaatatcaatgAATGCGAAAGTAACCCCTGTGTAACTGGTACATGCATGGACCGAATCGGTGGATATAAGTGCGAATGTGATGATGGTTTTGAGGGTACACACTGCCAAACTGACATCGACGAATGTAAAAAGTATACACCATGCGAACATGGTACGTGTTTAGATGGAAAAGCGGACTATTCTTGTATATGTGACCCTGGGTTCGGTGGAAAAAACTGTTCAGTACCATTGATTGGTTGTCAAGGCAATGCATGCCAAAACGGTGGCACATGTTGGCCATACTTGGTCGATGAAACAGAACATAGGTTCAACTGCACTTGTCCCAATGGTTTTCATGGGGAGATGTGTGATATT GTAACAACTATGTCATTGAACGGCAAGTCTTACGTACTGGTAAACACAAGCAGAGATGAAGGATATGACATACAATTTCGATTTCGAACAACACTACCTGATGGTCTAATAGCCATGGGTAAAGGTTCCACATTTTACATACTGGAATTAGTTAACGGGAAGTTGAATTTGCATTCCAGTATACTGAACAGGTGGGAGGGTGTTTTCATTGGTACTGGTCTAAATAATTCCGAGTGGCAAAAAGTATTTGTTGCCATCAACACGACGCATATAGTTCTGTCTGCTAATGAGGAACAAACGATTTATCCAATCAATCTGAATGAAGGAAATGCTAGCCACACATCCTTCCCAACTACTTACATTGGCGGCACAATAACTTATCTGAGCAGATTGACTCATGGGCCAGCATTTTTCATTGGCTGCACTGAAGATGTTATCATAAATGGAGAATGG ATATACACTGGGCTGCAATCTAGTTCTGTTCAGATGGTAGATGTTGAATCAGGCTGCCCCCGCACAGAGCAATGTTTGCCGAATCCATGTAAAAATGGTGGTCACTGCACGGATAGATGGCAAAATTTTTCCTGCAAGTGTGAACGTCCGTATCTTGGTCACACTTGTCAGTATAATATGACTGCTGCCACTTTTGGATATGGAAACATCACTGACGGTTATGTTACAGTAAAAGTAAATGATTTGGCAAGACGTGCAATCAGATCGATTGTAGACATATCAATGTTCATTAGAACACGACAAGATACAGgtgatatattttatttgggTTCTGAATCGAGTGCCCAATTCGATGGTAAACAAGAGAAACCTTACATCCGTGCTCTGCTGGAACATGGGGAATTGCTGGTACAAATACAGTTCAATGGATCAGAAGCATACACTGTTGGTGGTGTTAAACTGAACCAGGGAAATTATCATTTGATTCAAGTTGTTAGGAATGTGACTTTAGTACAAGTTAAAATAAACGGAAGTGAATATTTCCGAAAAACGATCGGTGCTACAGGACAATCAAATGTAACAGTTTTGTACTTGGGCGGTTTGCCCCGCCAGACACCCAGATCCAGTAGACAGGCAGATAACCGTCAAACGGATATACAACAAGCACCTCAGACCAATTTTAAAGGCATAATACAAGATGTGCAGATATCAAACGGTTCTGAAACCATGGTAGTCGAATTTTATCCACTAAAGGCAAAAGACATACCTACACTAATTGAATTTGGCACGGTTATacttgataaagaaaaaattttggaaggCGTTGTCTCTGATCCTGTTTGCAACAGTAATCCATGTTATCATAATGGAACATGCCATGTAACGTGGAATGACTTTTGGTGTCAGTGTCCGAGAGGATACACAGGTAAGATGTGCCAAGAGATGGAATTTTGTCAACTGCAGGACTGTCCAACTGGATCAAGGTGTCAGAATTTGGATGATGGATATGAATGTGTAGCAAATGCTACTTTTAATGGCAGCAACGACCTATTGACTTACACATATAAACAGTCTGAAGAACAAAATGGAACTGAATCAACAACAGACACTATTGAAATTACATACCGATCGCGCACTGGTGGTGTATTGATGCATATAGCACCAAAGAGTGGGAATCAGAATTTTGCAGTCTCTGTATTTAGAGACAATATCTCAATCTCCTGGATTTTAGATTATAATAATCATGGAACTTTATCCTTTGGTAAAAATGAGCCGGATGGAAATTGGACATCTATTGTGATCAAGTTGAATAATGATTCAATTGAGTCTGGATATGCAAATtcaaatgatgaaacaatacCACATTCAAGTCCAAATTTTAGTTTCTCTTTATGGTATGAGTTACTGTGCACGGGAACAGTGACGCTGGGTGGTCTCGGTGGTGAATTATCAGACAGGAATAGTTATGTAACCATCGGGACAAACAGTACCTACAGTGGTGGAAATACTGTGGATGGAAATTCCGTTGAGTATCCTCAGCACATGATGACTACTGCAACTCCACCACATAGTTTTGTGTTAG GTGATGCCTTTAAGGGTTGTCTAGGTGAAGTGAGAATTGGTGCTATGCTTTTGCACTACTTTACTTATGACGAAGTATATCAGAATGCCAATTTCACACCAACGGAATACCTTTCTCTACAAGTGGTAGGCAATCTGTCCAGTTATGAAAATATTGGATGTCGTCTGTGTTTTGAAAGTGATTGTAAAAACGGTGGTCACTGCTTAAACGAAGCCAACAGTTACATTTGTGATTGTCTGCCTGGCTATGCAGAAGATGATTGTTCAGTAGACATCGATGAATGTATAGATAACAAATGTAAACATGGAGCTATGTGCGTGGATAAGATAGCAAACTATACTTGTGAATGCACTAGCGGGTGGCAGAGTTGGCT TTGTGACgaagatatcaacgaatgtgTAAGTGTTACTACTTGTCAGCATGATGGTGTTTGCGTGAATCTTCCTGGGTCATTCCGTTGCGAATGTCCGGATCAATTTACAGGAAATTTATGTGAGGAAGTGAGAATAATCACATGTGCGGACCACAAGTGCAAAAATGGTTCTACTTGTACggatgtagttgatacgaaaaCTGGTAATAACTTCACGTGCACCTGTATGCCAGGCTTTGAAGGACAATTCTGTGACACCCCATATTGCATGCCCAATAAGTGTCAGCATGGTGGACGATGTGATTATCTCTATCAG ACTCCACAATGTACATGCGTTGCCGGTTACACTGGAATGTACTGTGAAACGGATATAGACGATTGCGCTGCTGATACGAACGGTAATGTCCCATGCAAAAATGGCGGGAAATGTTTGGATGGGGTGAACAATTTCAAGTGTGATTGTTCTCATACGGGCTACAACGGCTCTGACTGTTCAATAGACATTGATGAATGTGCACAGATGCCAGTGAATTGTGAAAATGGTCACTGTGAAAATTTACCAGGAAGTTATCAATGCAGCTGTATCCCGGGTTATTGTGGTAGAAATTGTGAAGTTTTAGATCCGTGTATTCAG ACACCATGCCAAAACGAAGGAACATGCACATGTCTTGATGATTCTGGTTATATTTGTCACTGCACCTCAGATTACGGTGGGCATAATTGTACAGAG caaaaactTTCTTTGGGCAGCCAAGCACTGGACATTGCTGTAATAGTTGGCCCCATCGTGGGTTGTTTACTTTTGATTGGTGCAGGGTCATTAATAGCCCTTTTTATGATGGCTCGAAAAAAACGGGCTACTCGCGGTACATATAGCCCCAGTGCTCAAGAATTTAGTAACCCCAGAGTAGAAATGGACAATGTGATGAAACCTCCGCCGGAAGAAAGATTGATCTAG